From Coffea arabica cultivar ET-39 chromosome 10e, Coffea Arabica ET-39 HiFi, whole genome shotgun sequence, one genomic window encodes:
- the LOC140004003 gene encoding small ribosomal subunit protein uS13c-like yields the protein MAQSLAVPVLPSFSLICNTTSSKRTSSSFSLPASSVPPKIGGLSIRCARVGGVEIPNSKRVEFSLQYIHGIGRTTAKQILVDLGMDNKFTKDLSEEELTSLREEVSKYMIEGDLRRSTALAIRRLKEIQCYRGVRHIQGLPCRGQRTKNNCRTLKGKKVTVAGKKKAPR from the exons ATGGCACAATCACTAGCCGTACCTGTACTACCTTCATTTTCCCTCATCTGCAACACTACCTCTTCAAAACGCACCTccagctccttttctttgccCGCCTCATCAGTTCCCCCAAAG ATTGGTGGGTTGAGTATAAGGTGTGCTCGCGTGGGAGGAGTGGAGATACCAAACAGCAAAAGGGTGGAGTTTTCTTTGCAGTATATTCATGGGATTGGGCGTACAACAGCTAAGCAGATACTGGTTGACCTTGGAATGGACAACAAATTCACAAAGGACTTGTCTGAAGAAGAACTCACCTCTCTCCGTGAAGAAGTCTCCAAGTACATGATTGAAGGAGATCTt AGGAGGTCTACTGCACTTGCAATTAGGAGGCTAAAGGAGATCCAATGTTACCGAGGTGTGAGGCATATTCAGGGATTGCCCTGTAGAGGGCAACGTACAAAGAACAACTGCCGGACCCTGAAGGGCAAGAAGGTTACTGTTGCTGGAAAGAAGAAGGCACCTCGCTAA